Proteins encoded by one window of Salvia splendens isolate huo1 chromosome 7, SspV2, whole genome shotgun sequence:
- the LOC121810555 gene encoding protein TIC110, chloroplastic-like, producing LQPKLRHWQIHKFNSFENKPAFFTSSPLLFCKIKPRFNIVIAFAVAIDAEKARQVVHELAQARLSNSLIQAVALLRQRNNQGVVNSLNDLLACDKAVPATPVSWEMPEELADLFLVYLKSDQAPEKVARVQYLLNISDSTAESLQAMKYKGSSNGSAEQEEFVF from the exons TTGCAGCCAAAATTACGTCATTGGCAAATTCACAAGTTCAATTCGTTTGAGAACAAACCCGCGTTCTTCacctcttctcctcttctcttctGCAAAATTAAACCGCGATTCAACATCGTTATTGCCTTCGCCGTAGCCATCGATGCAGAGAAGGCCAGACAAGTTGTTCATGAACTTGCTCAGGCTAGATTATCTAATTCTCTTATTCAAGCAGTAGCACTGCTACGGCAGAGAAACAATCAAGGAGTG GTTAATTCTCTGAACGATTTGTTAGCCTGCGACAAGGCTGTACCCGCAACCCCCGTTTCATGGGAGATGCCTGAGGAACTGGCAGACCTCTTTCTCGTGTACTTGAAAAGCGATCAGGCGCCTGAGAAAGTAGCAAGAGTACAGTATCTACTGAACATCAGCGACTCGACAGCAGAATCTCTACAAGCTATGAAATATAAGGGATCATCAAATGGATCAGCTGAGCAGGAGGAGTTCGTATTTTGA
- the LOC121810556 gene encoding protein TIC110, chloroplastic-like, producing MGFGGFDGDSEGLTAIRRFNSFENKPAFFTSSPLLFCKIKPRFNIVVAFAVAIDAEKARQVVHELAQARLSYSLVQAVALLRQRNNQGVVNSLNDLLACDKAVPATPVSWEVPEELADLFLVYLKSDQAPEKVARVQYLLNISDSTAESLQAMKYKGSSNGSAEQEEFVF from the exons ATGGGATTCGGAGGGTTTGATGGCGATTCGGAGGGTTTGACTGCGATTCGGAGa TTCAATTCATTTGAGAACAAACCCGCGTTCTTCacctcttctcctcttctcttctGCAAAATTAAACCGCGATTCAACATCGTTGTTGCCTTCGCCGTAGCCATTGATGCTGAGAAGGCCAGACAAGTTGTTCATGAACTTGCTCAGGCTAGATTATCTTATTCTCTTGTTCAAGCAGTAGCACTGCTACGGCAGAGAAACAATCAAGGAGTG GTTAATTCTTTGAACGATTTGTTAGCCTGCGATAAGGCTGTACCCGCAACCCCCGTTTCATGGGAGGTGCCTGAGGAACTGGCAGACCTCTTTCTCGTGTACTTGAAAAGCGATCAGGCGCCTGAGAAAGTAGCAAGAGTACAGTATCTACTGAACATCAGCGACTCGACAGCAGAATCTCTACAAGCTATGAAATATAAGGGATCATCAAATGGATCAGCTGAGCAGGAGGAGtttgtattttga